One genomic segment of Panicum virgatum strain AP13 chromosome 2N, P.virgatum_v5, whole genome shotgun sequence includes these proteins:
- the LOC120659278 gene encoding uncharacterized protein LOC120659278, which produces MADMLSSAIVHEAVSQILCDLISRREGKEKLKANENLERLEMAHIKLDAALETSEKWQITDASLLRWRKKLKRAAQECDDTLHECKNRILEEEQIEQEVRNSAFPKRIAHATKSFISSAFAHDNQLSSVVQRFEWYADGANDFLRFIELGCTPYCHMPFNPFIKNFFSGKKLQHKIDQGNETTFFVLWLPFITAEHGIEVSLVFIQKDVNAPENNFYFSIMLQLSESTDILGIAIKCLQLFTPLFKSKVEIIRNKIMQLPTQDFSWVPFVDSRQKEHWHNLVGCVSQWLRPNPSCCKKIDQHEIHHSSNSTTDTSDISLQPVIEAHLECQVSLDGGEICLQDSQYLIAGLLFMPHGSSEDLPPADKSSAIAVNHSEEQHCMHTDISLAQLEEITLPKAVEYLRQNTDTLVYQMLWKSKQGTAYIHVVKGSTKMQSKRRMIRGGKIVQLQEEEQENSSCVVPHFLNLWVSHAPIRLQGSIMNWIQKEAQNKLAFSPLRLQF; this is translated from the coding sequence ATGGCGGATATGCTCAGTTCTGCTATTGTGCATGAAGCAGTTAGCCAAATCCTATGTGATCTCATTAGTAGGCGTGAGGGGAAAGAAAAATTAAAGGCCAACGAAAACTTGGAGAGGCTAGAGATGGCTCACATTAAGTTGGATGCTGCTCTTGAGACATCTGAAAAGTGGCAGATCACCGATGCATCCTTGTTGCGTTGGCGTAAAAAGCTGAAGCGTGCTGCTCAAGAGTGTGATGACACACTGCACGAATGCAAGAATCGAATCCTAGAAGAAGAACAGATAGAACAGGAGGTGAGGAATTCAGCCTTTCCTAAACGGATAGCACATGCAACCAAGTCATTTATCTCCTCTGCCTTTGCCCATGATAACCAGTTAAGCAGCGTTGTTCAAAGATTTGAGTGGTATGCAGATGGAGCCAACGACTTCTTGAGATTCATAGAGCTTGGTTGCACACCATACTGCCACATGCCCTTCAACCCTTTTATCAAAAACTTTTTTTCAGGCAAGAAGTTGCAGCACAAAATCGATCAGGGAAACGAGACCACTTTTTTTGTACTATGGTTACCCTTCATTACTGCAGAGCACGGAATAGAGGTTTCCCTAGTCTTCATCCAGAAAGATGTTAATGCACCAGAGAACAATTTTTACTTCAGCATCATGCTACAACTTTCAGAGAGTACGGATATACTTGGTATCGCAATTAAGTGCTTGCAGTTGTTTACACCTCTTTTCAAGTCTAAAGTTGAAATTATTAGGAATAAAATTATGCAACTGCCTACACAAGACTTCTCATGGGTGCCATTCGTCGATTCACGCCAGAAAGAACATTGGCACAATCTAGTCGGTTGCGTTTCGCAATGGCTTCGCCCTAACCCATCATGTTGCAAGAAGATTGACCAGCATGAAATTCACCATAGTAGCAATAGCACAACAGACACGTCAGATATTTCTCTACAACCAGTTATTGAAGCACACTTGGAGTGTCAAGTCTCACTGGATGGAGGCGAGATTTGTCTTCAGGATTCTCAATACCTGATAGCTGGACTCCTCTTCATGCCCCATGGCTCTTCAGAGGACCTGCCGCCTGCGGATAAAAGCTCCGCCATAGCAGTGAACCACAGTGAGGAGCAACACTGCATGCATACAGACATCAGCTTGGCACAGCTGGAAGAGATCACGTTGCCAAAGGCAGTAGAGTACCTCCGTCAGAACACAGACACATTAGTCTACCAGATGCTTTGGAAGTCCAAACAGGGCACTGCGTACATTCATGTTGTGAAGGGAAGCACGAAGATGCAGAGCAAACGGCGAATGATTCGGGGAGGAAAGATCGTGCAGCtacaggaggaggagcaggagaacAGTTCATGTGTGGTGCCTCACTTCCTCAACTTGTGGGTTTCACATGCACCCATCCGGCTGCAGGGCTCCATCATGAACTGGATTCAGAAAGAGGCCCAAAATAAGTTGGCGTTTTCACCATTGCGCCTGCAATTCTAG